Proteins from a genomic interval of Microcoleus sp. AS-A8:
- a CDS encoding RecQ family ATP-dependent DNA helicase, translating to MCSVYSANYSFMPLLEEFQGVSADVKAKLDSNYIYLDLEVDSQENIYRLGLDSSILKEDFERETLAPAYQQLIQFKQSGLSICGHNFRRFDYPYLVKQKPELQSWSIIDTLELSVLAFPLQSSHKLNKEYKPSHYSLNNPLEDAHATRVLLEQILTELSNKPSSLGRAYSWLLTYGTQEADSAYKQLFTLIDLEAVEAPILDELPKAAIAGFDRDYLESFFGNAVTHDFDTRLCVAALIAWNYECQVTQSNAVFSGWLSHLPGFEKLLAQVRPLLPDGFTYHPYLEQFNIPAFRSIQEEAVQSILKGEQPLILMATGGGKSLCYQLPALMLWDKYKALTVVISPLQALMADQVADLITNNLNFATFINGNLTALERSQRLEQLREGSLGLLYISPEQLRSLSIRALLQERPPALWVIDEAHCISQWGHDFRPDYRYVPKFIQELYQEKQLSLPRLALMTATATAAVRDDIKKLFVQQGLQISREILSSSNRENLKYQVIRCNSSNKEQLILKHVKQAVRESKCVLIYTTTRKNAEKLANLLNQADIEAKYYHGKLNKSEKDEVLQAFKAGELNVVTATCAFGLGINRPDVRCVIHHTMSANLENYIQEAGRAGRDGEPATCTLLFDEKDAETNFFLQSLNQLSEANLHNIFISTRSLRDRLQKGDKVSQDWFWVSANEIFQASLLDEEFAGEPEQRDTKIKVALHHLESFGLLERAENLSTFVQFELVHKTPNESYREFEKYTQSKNLPTCRVEEFKRLISAMHFASSYCSQQDKAFPLDRLSDESGISSKELIRCLRELQQAGVCSYEIPLAFLVTKGVKGDARRNHERVRTLEKQLLEELLGIQGESDRFQVNLRGLASRLDPDGSLQIRAAALLDILEGWVAMKWVRLAQVGRDIVRLEGLKVLENIERHETLARVVIEVLYDKLHEVTGARMRVESELGQLLLDVAKKTQPLTWYERELEAVLLWLHQRKLLRLTEGLNLFQQALKIKVIKGARIDTITRRYPEVKAHYDEQTRRIHIMVKYGLMPDNKARQELVANYFSLPPSELCQTYPELATEAVTRPVTQDDYERIMGALNPAQKEIVLSESPALAVIAGPGSGKTRAIVHRIAYLVKVKRVAPDQILVLAYNRNAVRELRVRLQDLVGPLAFQLRVFTFHGLALALLGRTLSQERYSREIDFQKLLQQACELIEQGADELDDEDTQARRIQLLGNLEYIFVDEYQDVAENEYRLIKAIAGLGESEDASRSVQINLCVIGDDDQNIYQFKGTTPEYIRQFQAEYKAEQLILTENYRSTESIIEAANRLIRHNSDRCKRKPEEQVRINSKRLDERGLPVRAFSFNSVSSQAAWIKQTIFNWRQQGIPASEIAVLAREWNHLNPIRLLLESQGIPTYALRKDGIKLVRHRITCQLIEKLKENNHIVLTSVQSVYRLFVSLFERWSYRQSEPTAKILLKIASDLDWERGYDSQELALPISVDEILTALFEFNETGEAFLEENAVLVTSCHGAKGLEFRQVILLTDDFSTNESERRLFYVAMTRARSELILCGTKLSHFIQEAGVSCHPIAQENPNLPQKLFYFDLTPSDINLGYWATRNQQAVIKALREGESLQMKVNNFGDGWVILTQQGIEIGALSKSAKAKLTQKGIVPAQFQFQLGEVTLRSIFRHLRTHEVTGEIVEDWFVVIPQLRVYR from the coding sequence ATGTGTAGTGTATATTCTGCCAATTACTCGTTCATGCCGCTTCTAGAAGAGTTTCAGGGTGTCAGTGCTGATGTCAAAGCCAAGTTAGATTCAAATTATATTTATTTAGATTTAGAAGTAGATTCTCAAGAAAACATATACCGCTTGGGGTTAGATTCCTCAATTCTCAAAGAAGACTTCGAGAGAGAAACTTTAGCTCCTGCCTATCAACAACTCATTCAATTCAAACAAAGCGGGTTGTCAATCTGCGGTCATAATTTCCGGCGCTTTGACTATCCCTATCTGGTTAAACAAAAACCTGAATTGCAGTCTTGGTCGATTATCGACACGCTGGAGTTATCAGTGTTGGCTTTTCCACTTCAGTCATCTCACAAGCTGAACAAGGAGTACAAGCCGAGTCACTATTCTCTTAACAATCCTTTAGAAGATGCTCACGCTACTAGAGTTCTGCTAGAGCAGATTCTAACAGAGCTGTCGAACAAGCCTTCATCACTTGGACGAGCGTATAGCTGGCTGCTAACGTATGGCACGCAAGAAGCCGATAGTGCTTACAAACAACTGTTCACCCTTATCGATTTGGAAGCGGTTGAGGCTCCTATTTTAGACGAACTGCCTAAGGCTGCGATCGCGGGATTTGACCGAGACTATTTGGAAAGCTTCTTTGGCAATGCAGTAACACATGACTTTGACACTCGCCTGTGTGTTGCAGCGCTCATTGCCTGGAACTATGAGTGCCAGGTAACTCAATCCAATGCCGTCTTTTCTGGTTGGCTCAGCCATCTACCGGGATTTGAGAAACTATTAGCCCAAGTGCGCCCTCTTCTACCTGATGGGTTCACCTACCATCCTTACCTCGAACAATTTAATATTCCAGCGTTCAGGTCGATACAAGAGGAGGCGGTACAGTCCATCCTCAAGGGCGAACAACCGCTGATTCTGATGGCGACAGGAGGGGGAAAATCGCTGTGCTACCAACTGCCAGCCCTCATGCTTTGGGATAAATACAAAGCCCTTACGGTTGTCATCTCCCCGCTACAAGCTTTGATGGCAGACCAGGTGGCAGACCTCATCACCAATAATCTTAACTTCGCTACCTTTATCAATGGCAACCTGACTGCTCTTGAACGCTCCCAACGCTTGGAGCAACTCAGAGAAGGAAGCTTGGGATTACTCTACATCAGCCCAGAGCAGTTGCGCTCGCTCAGTATTCGAGCGCTCTTGCAGGAACGACCCCCGGCGCTGTGGGTGATTGACGAAGCTCATTGTATCAGCCAGTGGGGACACGATTTTCGACCCGACTACCGCTATGTTCCCAAGTTTATCCAAGAACTTTACCAAGAGAAACAGCTATCCCTGCCTCGGCTGGCGCTAATGACGGCGACGGCGACAGCGGCGGTTCGAGATGATATCAAAAAACTGTTTGTCCAGCAGGGTTTGCAAATCAGTCGAGAAATTCTCTCTAGTAGTAACAGAGAGAACCTCAAGTATCAAGTCATTCGCTGTAATAGCAGCAACAAAGAGCAACTCATACTCAAACACGTTAAGCAGGCTGTGCGTGAGAGTAAATGCGTTCTCATTTACACCACAACTCGGAAAAACGCCGAAAAGCTAGCTAACTTGCTCAACCAAGCAGATATTGAAGCAAAATACTACCACGGCAAGCTCAATAAGAGCGAAAAAGATGAAGTCTTGCAGGCATTCAAGGCGGGTGAGTTGAACGTGGTAACCGCTACCTGCGCCTTTGGCCTGGGCATCAACCGCCCTGACGTGCGGTGTGTGATTCACCACACGATGAGTGCCAATTTGGAGAATTACATTCAGGAAGCCGGTCGAGCGGGACGTGATGGAGAGCCAGCCACCTGTACTCTTTTGTTCGATGAAAAAGATGCCGAGACGAACTTTTTCTTGCAAAGCCTCAATCAACTGAGCGAGGCAAACCTCCACAATATCTTTATTTCGACCAGGAGTTTGCGCGATCGCCTTCAAAAGGGAGACAAAGTATCGCAAGACTGGTTTTGGGTTAGCGCCAATGAAATTTTTCAAGCTAGTTTGCTCGATGAAGAGTTTGCTGGGGAGCCGGAGCAGCGAGACACCAAAATTAAGGTAGCCCTGCACCATCTAGAAAGCTTTGGATTGTTAGAACGGGCGGAAAATTTATCCACCTTTGTTCAATTTGAACTGGTTCACAAGACACCCAATGAGTCTTACCGAGAGTTTGAAAAGTACACTCAGTCTAAAAACCTACCAACTTGTCGAGTAGAAGAGTTCAAGCGGCTGATTTCCGCGATGCACTTTGCTTCATCGTATTGCAGCCAGCAGGATAAAGCATTTCCTCTCGATCGCTTGAGTGATGAGTCTGGGATTAGTTCCAAGGAGCTAATTCGATGCCTTCGCGAACTGCAACAGGCTGGGGTTTGCTCGTATGAAATTCCGCTCGCTTTCCTGGTCACTAAAGGCGTTAAGGGTGATGCTCGACGCAATCACGAGCGCGTTCGCACGTTGGAGAAGCAGTTGCTGGAAGAACTGCTGGGCATTCAGGGCGAAAGCGATCGGTTTCAGGTAAATTTGCGAGGGTTAGCCTCTCGCCTAGACCCGGACGGCAGCTTGCAAATACGTGCGGCGGCACTGTTAGATATTTTAGAGGGCTGGGTGGCGATGAAGTGGGTTCGCTTAGCTCAAGTCGGTCGAGATATCGTCCGGTTGGAGGGGCTGAAGGTTTTAGAAAACATAGAGCGCCATGAAACGTTAGCGAGGGTAGTCATCGAGGTTCTGTACGATAAACTTCACGAGGTAACGGGTGCGAGGATGCGGGTGGAGTCCGAACTGGGGCAACTGCTATTAGATGTAGCTAAAAAAACGCAGCCACTGACTTGGTACGAGCGAGAACTCGAAGCTGTATTGCTCTGGCTGCACCAACGGAAACTGCTCAGATTGACGGAGGGACTCAATCTTTTCCAGCAAGCGCTCAAAATCAAAGTGATTAAGGGAGCCAGGATAGATACCATTACCCGCCGTTACCCAGAAGTGAAAGCTCATTACGACGAGCAGACTCGCCGGATTCACATTATGGTGAAGTACGGTTTGATGCCCGACAACAAAGCACGCCAGGAGTTAGTTGCCAATTACTTTAGCCTGCCACCTAGCGAATTGTGCCAAACTTACCCCGAACTGGCTACCGAGGCAGTCACACGCCCAGTTACTCAGGATGACTACGAGCGCATTATGGGAGCGTTAAACCCAGCTCAGAAAGAAATTGTCTTGAGCGAAAGTCCCGCGCTAGCCGTCATTGCTGGTCCCGGTTCGGGTAAAACCAGAGCGATCGTTCACCGCATTGCTTATTTAGTGAAGGTTAAGCGCGTCGCTCCCGACCAAATCTTGGTACTGGCTTATAACCGCAATGCCGTCAGAGAGTTACGAGTGCGGTTGCAAGACCTGGTTGGACCTTTGGCGTTCCAGTTGCGAGTTTTTACGTTTCATGGTTTGGCACTGGCACTGTTGGGGCGCACGCTCAGCCAGGAGCGATACTCGCGGGAGATAGATTTTCAGAAGCTGCTCCAACAAGCCTGCGAACTAATCGAGCAAGGAGCCGATGAATTAGACGACGAAGATACCCAAGCGCGGCGCATTCAGTTGCTGGGCAATCTTGAGTATATTTTTGTCGATGAATACCAGGACGTAGCCGAAAATGAGTATCGCTTAATTAAGGCAATTGCTGGACTGGGAGAATCTGAGGATGCATCCCGATCCGTTCAGATTAATCTGTGCGTTATTGGGGACGACGACCAGAACATTTATCAGTTCAAGGGCACGACCCCTGAATATATCCGGCAATTCCAAGCTGAATATAAAGCCGAGCAATTAATCCTAACAGAAAATTACCGCTCCACGGAATCAATCATTGAGGCAGCGAATCGACTAATTCGGCATAATAGCGATCGCTGCAAACGCAAACCGGAAGAGCAAGTCCGCATCAACTCGAAAAGGCTGGACGAACGAGGACTGCCGGTGAGAGCCTTTAGTTTCAACAGCGTTTCATCGCAAGCTGCTTGGATTAAGCAAACAATTTTTAATTGGCGGCAACAGGGAATTCCCGCGTCGGAAATTGCTGTGTTAGCGCGTGAATGGAATCACCTCAATCCTATTCGCTTGCTGTTGGAGTCACAAGGGATTCCCACTTATGCACTTAGGAAAGATGGAATTAAGCTGGTTAGACATAGAATAACCTGCCAGCTCATTGAGAAGTTAAAGGAAAACAATCACATAGTTCTCACTTCCGTTCAATCCGTTTATCGCTTGTTTGTCAGCTTGTTTGAGCGTTGGAGTTATCGACAGTCAGAACCCACTGCCAAAATCCTACTGAAAATTGCCAGTGATTTAGATTGGGAACGAGGCTATGACTCACAAGAGTTGGCTTTACCAATTAGCGTCGATGAAATTCTCACAGCTCTATTTGAATTCAATGAAACTGGAGAGGCATTTCTAGAAGAAAATGCCGTCCTAGTAACGAGTTGTCATGGTGCCAAGGGATTAGAGTTTCGCCAGGTAATTTTATTAACCGATGATTTCTCGACAAATGAATCCGAACGGCGGCTCTTCTATGTAGCCATGACTAGAGCCAGGTCAGAACTAATATTATGCGGTACTAAACTTAGCCATTTTATACAAGAGGCTGGAGTAAGCTGCCATCCGATCGCTCAGGAAAATCCCAATCTTCCCCAAAAATTGTTCTACTTTGATTTAACTCCCAGTGATATCAACTTAGGGTATTGGGCTACTAGAAATCAGCAGGCAGTTATCAAAGCTCTCCGCGAAGGTGAATCACTCCAAATGAAAGTCAATAACTTTGGAGATGGTTGGGTAATTCTGACTCAACAAGGAATTGAGATTGGAGCGCTATCAAAGTCTGCCAAGGCTAAATTAACACAAAAGGGCATTGTACCCGCTCAATTCCAGTTTCAGCTCGGTGAGGTGACACTTAGAAGTATTTTCCGGCATCTCAGGACACATGAGGTTACGGGGGAAATCGTTGAAGACTGGTTTGTTGTTATCCCACAGCTCCGAGTTTATCGATAA
- a CDS encoding NACHT domain-containing NTPase encodes MSKRSSRLSVQGSKIAKKSFDNVGYTKQKLAIEAELSQATIYNFFASKPVEKENFIKLCQILQLEPKEVADLSEPETIELIDELVIEARQKCQSSIIQKCGIMRVLDMQHSIEVKHIYTTVNILEKISKNQRKSIDELTREYSSNYSEQLRFLKVSQERVSGLEAAKKYEKLMVLGKPGAGKTTFLRYLAIQCISGSIFSNYLPIFVSLRDFANPDLKIGLLDYICKEVSNNKVDRSEVVCLFEAGRILLLLDGLDEVRQEYDKRVLREINKICQRFSNIKLIVTCRIAAKEYTFEQFRDVEVADFDQEQIQAFVSKWFSAKNSNLDKRFMENIRNNQSVKELANNPLLLTLLCIEFEDAGDFPNSRTELYQRATHTLLRKWDATRAIERDNAYKHLSVPRKENLLSHLALITFEKGEYFWKQRNVQEYIASYIKNFPESSDAPDALLLDSEAVLKSIESQHGLLVERAREVYSFSHLTFHEYFTAREIVSKANPEQFDDLALKLLVKYTFYKKWHEVFLLTAEMLTSADVLLLLMKFQIDRAAAQDRHIQELLTWANQKSLQVSSSHLPNAIRAFYLCLAAGICILDNTNYPFLEEWQSLDMSDLLESLDPRLQLSFYIGSGMGFGMGNFHASLDDTNLALDFNLTHARAQASLLDRIANRDIENDEFTSIVLCQSDGYKADDFDEMDNQHPIDDTNFYTLSEALYLAIEVTEDEEFLDELVQLYQQLPQGVYEHWDEYYQWYKNDSGTWGAKLKDLNRKYRNIDYDWQLDSNKEWGMLRAYCYANKLLLDCLHSQCYVNRETREYIQTTLLLPFSEIQKMLEA; translated from the coding sequence ATGTCGAAACGTTCTTCTAGGCTATCAGTTCAAGGCTCTAAAATCGCTAAAAAATCTTTTGACAATGTTGGGTATACAAAACAAAAATTAGCGATCGAAGCTGAACTATCTCAAGCTACTATCTATAACTTCTTTGCTAGTAAGCCTGTTGAAAAAGAAAACTTCATCAAACTCTGTCAAATTCTTCAACTAGAGCCTAAAGAGGTTGCTGATTTATCTGAGCCTGAGACTATTGAATTAATCGACGAGCTAGTTATAGAAGCTCGGCAAAAATGCCAATCAAGTATTATTCAAAAATGCGGAATAATGCGCGTACTAGATATGCAACATTCTATTGAGGTCAAGCATATTTATACAACGGTAAATATTTTGGAAAAAATTAGTAAGAATCAGCGAAAAAGCATTGATGAGCTGACCCGCGAATACTCATCAAATTATTCTGAGCAATTAAGGTTTCTTAAAGTTTCTCAGGAAAGAGTATCTGGGTTAGAAGCTGCCAAAAAGTATGAAAAATTGATGGTTCTAGGAAAACCAGGAGCCGGAAAAACAACCTTTTTAAGGTATCTAGCAATCCAATGTATATCCGGAAGTATTTTCAGCAATTATCTCCCAATTTTTGTATCTCTCAGGGATTTTGCAAATCCTGATTTAAAAATAGGTTTACTTGATTACATCTGCAAAGAAGTATCCAATAACAAGGTTGACAGGAGCGAAGTAGTTTGCTTGTTTGAAGCCGGACGAATACTATTATTACTAGATGGATTGGATGAAGTTCGACAGGAATACGACAAGCGTGTCTTAAGAGAGATTAATAAGATTTGTCAAAGATTTTCTAACATCAAATTGATAGTGACTTGCAGAATTGCTGCAAAGGAATATACATTTGAGCAATTTAGAGATGTAGAAGTTGCTGATTTTGACCAAGAACAAATCCAAGCTTTTGTCAGTAAATGGTTCTCAGCCAAAAATTCTAACCTCGATAAACGCTTTATGGAAAACATTAGAAACAATCAATCAGTTAAAGAACTAGCTAATAATCCGCTCCTACTAACTTTATTATGTATTGAGTTTGAAGACGCTGGAGATTTCCCTAATAGCCGTACTGAATTATATCAAAGGGCAACCCATACGCTTTTAAGAAAATGGGACGCTACTCGTGCTATTGAACGGGATAATGCTTATAAACATCTTTCAGTACCACGTAAAGAAAATTTACTTAGCCATTTAGCTTTGATAACCTTTGAAAAAGGGGAGTATTTTTGGAAACAACGGAATGTGCAGGAATATATCGCTTCTTATATTAAGAACTTTCCCGAATCCTCTGATGCCCCAGATGCTTTACTGCTAGATAGTGAAGCTGTCTTAAAATCTATTGAGTCCCAGCATGGGTTATTAGTGGAAAGAGCCAGAGAAGTTTATTCATTTTCTCATCTAACCTTCCATGAGTACTTTACTGCCAGAGAAATTGTATCTAAAGCCAATCCTGAGCAATTTGATGATTTGGCTCTGAAGCTCTTAGTCAAATACACTTTTTATAAAAAATGGCATGAAGTTTTCCTGCTAACTGCTGAAATGTTAACAAGTGCTGATGTCCTTTTGCTGTTAATGAAATTTCAGATTGATAGAGCAGCCGCACAGGATAGACATATTCAGGAATTATTAACTTGGGCTAATCAAAAATCTCTTCAAGTATCTAGCTCTCATCTTCCTAATGCAATTAGAGCCTTTTACCTTTGTCTAGCTGCGGGTATTTGTATATTAGATAATACCAATTATCCATTTTTGGAAGAGTGGCAATCCTTAGACATGAGTGATTTATTAGAGTCGTTAGACCCCCGCCTACAATTAAGTTTTTACATAGGCTCTGGTATGGGCTTCGGCATGGGAAATTTTCATGCTTCTCTTGATGATACAAATCTAGCTTTAGACTTTAATTTGACTCATGCTCGCGCTCAAGCCTCTTTGTTAGATAGGATTGCCAATAGAGATATTGAAAATGATGAATTTACATCTATTGTTCTCTGTCAATCCGATGGTTACAAAGCCGATGATTTTGATGAGATGGATAATCAACATCCAATTGATGACACTAATTTCTATACATTATCTGAGGCTTTATATTTAGCAATAGAGGTGACTGAGGATGAAGAGTTTCTCGATGAGCTTGTTCAACTATATCAACAATTACCACAAGGTGTTTACGAGCATTGGGATGAATATTATCAGTGGTATAAGAATGATAGTGGTACTTGGGGGGCTAAACTCAAAGACTTAAATAGGAAATATCGCAATATTGATTATGACTGGCAATTAGATAGTAATAAAGAATGGGGAATGTTAAGAGCCTATTGTTACGCTAACAAATTATTATTAGATTGCCTTCATTCGCAATGTTATGTCAATCGTGAGACTAGAGAATATATCCAAACAACATTGCTTTTACCCTTTAGTGAAATTCAAAAAATGCTTGAGGCATAG